Part of the Henckelia pumila isolate YLH828 chromosome 2, ASM3356847v2, whole genome shotgun sequence genome is shown below.
ATGCTTATTCATACTAGAAATCAAGGTGACACCAGACAAACATGGCATAGGCATCTCATGTTGTTAGGATTGGTGGGAGGTAGTCGGATTTTGTTCCGAGAATTCGAGCTTTTGTGTCCGGAAAAAACTCAGTTCCGGGAAGCTCGGTCACCTCTCCATTGCAGGCAATTCCTATGGGGTACCGGAGCAAGTGGCCAGGCAAATCTCTCTGGAGATCGTCGCATGAATAAAGATCCCAATACTTCTCGGCGATTTCATTAACTTTTCTGGCACATTCATAAGTTTCTGGACGTAGGAAGGAGTTGTCGAGCATGCCTAGATGCTCGTACCACAAAGACATTCGAAAACCGTGGATCTGGCCTCTTGCTGGTTGCTTTGTAGACAAATGGTATGGTTGGTAGGCCCCCATGGCTATCTCTGAATCCCTCGCACCGTCCATGGATCGTTGGTTGATGTTGGCTGACCCGATGATTATGTATTCATCATCCACTGCAAGGTGAAATAGATTGTCTAGCTCACTCAACAGTTTCAAGAAAAAAATGCTACAGACTCATCGAAAGGATACATTTATAATTACCTATCATCATTTTGGTATGGACATAGATCATGAAACGCCGCGCTTCCTGAGCTTTAAGGTAATCTGAATCAGGTTCTGGTTTCTCAGGAGGCTCATATTCTCCCTTCTTCTTCACCTCTCTATTTCCAAGGCAGAAAAAGGTCAAGTAATCTCTCGGATCATCCTCGATGCCCTTAGCGCGAAAGGCTTGGACCACATCTTTGTACATCATCTCCATGGTTCTCTTCTGCCAGTCCAAGATAGCTTGAACTGATGCACTCTCTGGTATACCTTCAGGCCACATAGGGACCACAACATATACAGTGAACCTTTCCCCGGCCTCGATTTTGCTGACGATCTTTAAAGAAATTTCCTTCGGAATGAGATGTAGAGCTCCAATGTCCTCAACCTTGATGTCATTGCTTTCCCATCCAAAGCTACTTCCAAGAAAATATTGGTTTTCAATGTAAATGAAATTTTTAGCTCGTCGGATGGCATGAATGTATGCGTCTTGTATGCTTCGGTCGATTATATTATCTTTCCCACTGACAAGACCTACTCTTGCTGCTTCTTCAGGTGCATCAGGGAATCCGAAGGCAGCCCCACCGTCGATAGATCTAAACAACTGAACATTCCACGTCTCGTGGTCATCAGGATACATCACCGGAGATGGAGGAAGGAAAACATCATCAAGTTCTCTAAGATTAAGTAATAAATCTTTCCCCCCTTGCTTCCTCCATCTTTGCTCAAAATTAAACAGGACATCCCAAGCAATCGGCCCTTCCAAACGAGAATGAATATCATGCCAAGGTTCTCTCGGTCCACCTTTGGTGATATCAGCTCCCGTGTAATTAGGTTGATGAAAATCATCATGATGAGCGGTGTCCAATGTCCTGAAAAGGGAATGAAATGGTGTATCATATCTCCCATCACAAAGATCAAGACCCCCTACGAAGCTCACAATTCTCTTCTTGTTTGATCTTCCGCATGGGAAATCACTGTCCACCACCACAATCTTCTGATGATGAGTGAACATGGTCGAAATCTGCAAATCTTGAACAAAGCTTCCGCCATCATCCGGATTACGCGGGCACAACACACAATGCACGTCGGTCCCTTGGAAGAATTGCTCTGTCTCTTCGTCGTGAGTAGCCATCAATCCATCCTTCTTCAGTAGGCCTACTGAGGTTCTGTCATCCCAAACGAGCATGAGAACCTTCACCCCTTCACTTGCTTTCTTCTTAAGAAGCTCTCCGAGTGTAATGTTCCCCCCCGGCTTCTCTCTCCTAGAGTCCCTAATCAATGCAATTTCAGTGTACACTGACCAACCAGTGATGTATATCAAGTGCTTTGCATTAGTGATTGCATCAAAAACATCTTCCCAACATCTGTGAGGCTCATAATAAGCTCCTCCAGATAATGGGATCTTGGGAACAAATTTGTCCGGTATATGAGCATCCTGGTACAACGAAACACGACAACCTATTCTCTGAGTATAGAATGTATATGGAACCCCAGGATAATGACTACTCTTCACACCACGAGCCCAGTTACGATCTCGAGTTACATCAAAAAACTGTAGCCTCACATGGATCTTGGAACCTTGAGATATAGGATTCTTTTCTTCATCCATGATATCGACCCACCGGTCCACTTCTTCCCCTTCCAGAACTTCACGAACAGGCACGTAAGCTCTTCCGATCAGGGTTGCACCAATTGGATTGGCGTCTTTGATAGTGAATATTACATTTGAAGCCATGTGTGCACAATATATGTGAAATGACTCATCCCACT
Proteins encoded:
- the LOC140883326 gene encoding phospholipase D alpha 1-like, encoding MYATVDLEKARVGRTRIIENEPNNPKWDESFHIYCAHMASNVIFTIKDANPIGATLIGRAYVPVREVLEGEEVDRWVDIMDEEKNPISQGSKIHVRLQFFDVTRDRNWARGVKSSHYPGVPYTFYTQRIGCRVSLYQDAHIPDKFVPKIPLSGGAYYEPHRCWEDVFDAITNAKHLIYITGWSVYTEIALIRDSRREKPGGNITLGELLKKKASEGVKVLMLVWDDRTSVGLLKKDGLMATHDEETEQFFQGTDVHCVLCPRNPDDGGSFVQDLQISTMFTHHQKIVVVDSDFPCGRSNKKRIVSFVGGLDLCDGRYDTPFHSLFRTLDTAHHDDFHQPNYTGADITKGGPREPWHDIHSRLEGPIAWDVLFNFEQRWRKQGGKDLLLNLRELDDVFLPPSPVMYPDDHETWNVQLFRSIDGGAAFGFPDAPEEAARVGLVSGKDNIIDRSIQDAYIHAIRRAKNFIYIENQYFLGSSFGWESNDIKVEDIGALHLIPKEISLKIVSKIEAGERFTVYVVVPMWPEGIPESASVQAILDWQKRTMEMMYKDVVQAFRAKGIEDDPRDYLTFFCLGNREVKKKGEYEPPEKPEPDSDYLKAQEARRFMIYVHTKMMIVDDEYIIIGSANINQRSMDGARDSEIAMGAYQPYHLSTKQPARGQIHGFRMSLWYEHLGMLDNSFLRPETYECARKVNEIAEKYWDLYSCDDLQRDLPGHLLRYPIGIACNGEVTELPGTEFFPDTKARILGTKSDYLPPILTT